A genome region from Cannabis sativa cultivar Pink pepper isolate KNU-18-1 unplaced genomic scaffold, ASM2916894v1 Contig7, whole genome shotgun sequence includes the following:
- the LOC133033413 gene encoding uncharacterized protein LOC133033413, whose product MEAIIAPTGYGDTIGILKGQIQHLHITFLCKFPLSRYFFNFLYLRFWFLWRSLLVHLFVPSFLPVAFLSRISLCLTMDSLALNVFEVLNLTDREAVVHDLEDDTGGVSQTSRTICLVFRILSPRTIKLEWFEDAMRNAWITRGPLTFSEYGSGMFMVEFHCEGDMRRVLEGQPWHFDHCLVTCANHAGLDTLLPNHLRYSPFWIQVHSIPFGQKSLKLAKLIGDEVGDFLEVDQLTLHKISGLFLRVCVLIDISKPITRGIMVDFKSIHRQKWLTFKYENLPNICYHCGLFDHTLTKCITYLQKCDDRAYPPALPYKIPLKAPAKSTFKRNPFDLSNSFPLDELPAQQDNVDQSLVAVVSQFLTTEDIGSGSSGAASRGNVTEIGSLGVDHGSPLSHDGFHSAVLCDLPFTTTQHATVTASESSSEGLAMEGVIPRTSEKAKGKAVAGAKRAAFLPQTVVVGDSLRNILKRARVGPTIADVSSAINLSLSLMSWNARGLGSPRAFRNLSLFVKNHKPNFLFIMETKAAAGRGDSLCRSLPFDHVFEVPRVGLGGGGTHVSCYYGSPYSIDKMHSWLLLERLFDNAPLLPWLILGDFNDYLSLSDRSSSSNPPSYAMTHFQSFVSKFSLLPLNPIGSKYTWKHGNVCERLDWGVVNHIWQHTFPHTTLYHLAFYGSDHRVLKITLNDDSMIRLRHKRFMFENFWLTEPSFYDTVRGNWNHSHLGQIPLTLNTFLLKQKTCVDDIKSWNAGFNSLSRRIHALESSINAIHSNLPLSSDKIQHASALQSQLDSLLYKNEILWKQRSKSHWLQAGDKNTKYFHSKATVRRKTNFIRKLKCNDGRVVTSFDDISREVSSYFGDLFKSPESNSEATQYLLSAIDKSVDSHQIHFLDSPFEAHEVKQALFQLSGDKAPGLDGLNPTFYQKN is encoded by the exons ATGGAGGCGATCATTGCTCCTACCGGCTATGGAGATACTATAGGGATACTGAAAGGACAGATACAACATCTTCATATAACCTTCCTTTGCAAGTTTCCACTCTCCAGGTATTTCTTTAACTTTCTCTATTTAAGGTTCTGGTTCCTGTGGCGCTCTCTACTTGTCCATCTATTTGTTCCTAGTTTTCTTCCTGTAGCTTTTCTCTCTCGTATTTCCTTGTGTCTTACTATGGATTCCCTAGCTCTTAAcgtttttgaagttttaaacCTCACTGATCGTGAAGCTGTTGTTCATGACCTTGAGGATGATACTGGGGGGGTTAGCCAAACTAGCAGAACCATTTGTCTTGTGTTTAGAATCCTTTCCCCTAGAACCATCAAACTTGAGTGGTTTGAAGATGCTATGAGGAACGCCTGGATTACTCGGGGCCCTTTAACTTTCTCTGAATATGGTTCGGGTATGTTCATGGTGGAGTTTCATTGTGAAGGAGATATGCGAAGAGTGTTAGAGGGTCAGCCATGGCATTTTGACCACTGTTTGGTCACTTGTGCAAACCATGCTGGTCTGGATACTCTTCTGCCCAACCATCTCAGATATTCCCCTTTTTGGATACAAGTCCATTCTATTCCTTTTGGTCAGAAATCTCTAAAACTTGCTAAGTTGATTGGGGATGAGGTGGGGGATTTCTTAGAGGTTGACCAACTTACACTCCACAAAATCTCTGGACTTTTTCTTAGAGTTTGTGTTCTCATTGATATTTCTAAACCTATTACTCGTGGAATCATGGTCGATTTCAAGAGTATCCATCGTCAAAAATGGCTCACTTTCAAATATGAGAACTTGCCAAATATCTGTTATCACTGTGGCTTGTTTGATCACACACTTACAAAGTGTATTACTTACCTTCAAAAGTGTGATGATCGTGCATATCCACCTGCTCTTCCTTATAAAATACCTCTTAAAGCACCTGCCAAATCAACTTTCAAAAGGAACCCGTTTGATCTTTCAAACTCATTTCCACTGGATGAACTTCCTGCTCAGCAGGATAATGTGGATCAATCCCTCGTTGCTGTTGTGAGCCAGTTTCTTACCACTGAGGACATTGGCTCTGGATCCTCAGGTGCTGCTTCTCGTGGTAATGTTACTGAGATTGGCTCTCTGGGAGTCGATCAT GGCTCACCCTTGAGCCATGATGGTTTTCATTCTGCTGTTCTTTGTGACCTTCCTTTCACAACTACCCAGCATGCTACGGTCACAGCTAGTGAAAGTAGTAGTGAGGGCCTTGCTATGGAGGGTGTTATCCCAAGAACTTCTGAAAAAGCTAAGGGTAAAGCAGTTGCTGGGGCTAAAAGGGCTGCTTTCCTCCCTCAAACTGTCGTGGTTGGTGACTCTCTCAGGAATATTCTCAAGCGTGCTCGAGTTGGTCCTACAATTGCTGATGTTTCTTCTGCTATTAACCTCTCTTTGAGTCTTATGAGTTGGAATGCCCGAGGTTTGGGGAGCCCTCGGGCATTCCGCAACCTCTCCCTTTTTGTTAAAAATCACAAACCGAATTTTCTCTTCATCATGGAGACTAAAGCTGCTGCCGGCCGTGGGGATAGCTTGTGTCGTAGTCTTCCTTTTGATCATGTGTTTGAAGTTCCAAGAGTAGGATTAGGGGGGGGGGG TACTCATGTTTCGTGTTACTATGGTTCTCCTTATAGTATCGATAAAATGCATTCATGGTTGCTGTTAGAAAGACTTTTTGATAATGCTCCTTTACTTCCTTGGCTTATTCTAGGAGACTTTAATGATTACTTATCTTTAAGTGACCGATCGAGTAGTTCTAATCCCCCTTCCTATGCAATGACTCATTTTCAAAGTTTTGTTAGTAAATTTTCCCTTTTGCCTTTAAACCCGATTGGCTCAAAATATACTTGGAAACATGGCAATGTGTGTGAAAGGCTTGATTGGGGAGTTGTTAATCATATTTGGCAACATACTTTTCCTCACACTACTCTCTATCATCTCGCATTTTATGGTTCGGATCATAGAGTTCTTAAGATAACCCTTAATGATGATAGTATGATTCGTCTGAGACATAAAAGGTTCATGTTTGAAAACTTCTGGCTCACGGAACCGTCCTTTTATGATACTGTTAGGGGTAATTGGAATCATTCCCATCTTGGACAAATTCCCTTAACTCTTAATACTTTTCTCCTTAAGCAGAAAACTTGCGTGGATGACATCAAAAGCTGGAATGCAGGATTTAACAGTCTTTCTCGTAGAATTCATGCATTAGAAAGCTCTATCAATGCTATCCACTCCAATTTGCCTCTCTCCAGTGATAAAATTCAACATGCTTCTGCTTTGCAATCTCAGCTGGATTCCCTTCTTTATAAGAATGAAATCCTTTGGAAGCAGCGATCTAAAAGTCACTGGCTGCAGGCTGGCGATAAGAACACTAAGTACTTTCATAGTAAAGCTACCGTTAGGAGAAAGACTAATTTTATCCGAAAGCTCAAATGCAATGATGGGAGAGTGGTTACCTCTTTTGATGATATTTCCAGGGAGGTGTCCTCTTATTTTGGTGATCTTTTTAAGTCTCCGGAGTCTAATAGCGAAGCTACTCAATATCTCCTTTCTGCCATTGATAAGTCAGTGGATAGTCACCAAATTCACTTTCTTGACTCCCCTTTTGAAGCTCATGAAGTTAAGCAGGCCTTATTTCAGCTTTCGGGTGACAAGGCCCCTGGACTTGATGGTCTTAATCCTACTTTTTATCAAAAGAACTGA